The stretch of DNA AAAGTGAAGCCATCGAGCCCCGTTAAACCCGTAAAGTGGATGCCGACCGGCTCTTTGGACTGGGAAGGCAACAGTAGATGCGGGACAAAGGCGACTGCATCGGAGAATCCATCGGGGTCCAAGAGCACGGTATGCCGCGAAAAGGAACCGCAGGGAACTCTGGAAGCCCAATGGCTCTCAAAGAGAGAAACGGAAGCGAAGGATAAAGCAGAGCAACCGCGCATGCCATTGGGAGGCGGACTTACTCGTAGTACCAATGAAGTAAGGTAATGCTTACAGAGGGAAGGAAGTAAGACAGAAGGAAAGCAAACAAGGGAAACATGACCATACCCGAGATGGAGGAACCATGTTAACAGAACTTGCAGAGCTAGGCCAAAGAGCAAGAAAGCACAAACGAATCACCAATGCAGTAAATTTTCTCAACCTTAACTTATTAGCCACAGCGTTTCATTCATTAAAACGAGACGCGGCCGTCGGAGTGGACGGAGTAACCTACAAAGATTACGAAAACAATCTTAAAGACAATCTCCAAGACCTGTACCAGCGAGTAAGAACGCAGAAATATCAAGCGCCGCCCGTAAGAAGAGTCTATATACCCAAAGGCAACGGCAAACAGCGCCCAATAGGAATCGGGACACTTGAAGATAGAATCGTACAAAAGGCAGTCGCCTGGATGCTAAGTGTCATATACGAAATGGACTTTCAAGAGTGTTCCCATGGATTCAGACCAAAACGCAGTTGCCACACAGCCCTAAAGAGGCTATACGAAGTGCTAATAGAACGGAACAGTAGATACGTGGTGGAAGCGGATGTGAAAGGGTGCTTCGATAACGTAAATCACGAATGGTTACGGAAATTCCTACGGCACAGGATAGCCGACAAGGGAATGTTAAGGTTGGTTGATAAATGGCTGAAAGCGGGAGTCATGGAGAATGGGGTTCTTATCCGCAACGAAGACGGAGTTCCCCAAGGCGGACCGGTCAGTCCGGTATTAGCAAATATCTATCTCCACTATGTACTGGACCTATGGTTTGAATTAAGGTTTGTGAAGGAGTGTAAAGGCAAGGCAAGTCTAACGCGATACGCGGACGATTTCGTGGCGGTGTTTGAAGAACAGCAAGATGCCAAGAGATTCCGGGCAGAACTTGATAAACGTTTTACAGCCTTCGCACTGGAGATTGCGCCGGAGAAGACCCGTGTCATAGCTTTCGGAAGATATGCCCTATATTATCTAGCCAAGCAAAACAAACGACCGGAGAGTTTTGATTTTCTGGGATTCACCCATTACTGCGCGAGAAGCAGAAAGGGAATGGTGATAATATCCAGGAAACCCGCCAAGAAAAGACGGGAAAGATTCATCAAGAGAATCAAACTATGGCTATTGCAAAATAGACATCTACCGGTCAGAAAACAACAAACCCATCTAAAAGAAGCATTGATAGGGCACTACCAATATTATGGGTTGAGAAATTGTACAAACAGTCTTTCTGGTGTACGGGAAAGAATCAAGAAATACTGGAAACAATCGCTGGTTAAACGAAGCCAGAAAGCCAATCGAACCTGTACATGGGAGATACTGAATGCTAAAGAGTGGTTCCAGTTACCGAGACCGCGGGTATATAACCCAACAGTCTAAGGGCCAACATGTTCGAAGGCCGAAACCAACTGTGGGAGCCCGGTGCGGGAAAACTGCACGCCGGGTTCTGACCGGGGGGAGGCGGGCGACTGCCTCTCCTACCGGAACGGTGTCCCACTACACCCTTTGGTCCTGGGGTCAGGACATGGAAGTCCAAAAAATCGGCTTTGCCAGGAAGGCGATAAAAGCCGATGGTGTGGGGCAGGAATAGTCCCCATCGACCCTCAGTCACTTACTCATTTGTTTGTTTTTTTACATGGAAGCCCAATCACTTATTTTTATATATGTCAAGATAATTGTCATGATGCTATACCCAATGACTGCGAGGGTTTACTGGTATATTTGACCTGCGAAAGTTGAGTTAGAAAACAATTGCGAGGCGACCCGGGCCGTCTCGCGCGCCGGAGAACGGCAAATCCACCGGGGGCGGAGGCTGCATGGCATCAGTTTGGCAAGGAATGCTCATTTTTGGTGGCGGATTGGTATCCGGAATCCTCATCAGCCTATGCGTCGGAAAACTGCGGCGCCGGTCGCGAGTAGATTCGCTCCGGGAATTGGAGGAGTTGAGCCTGCGTTTGAAGGATTCGTTCGCGGCCATCTCGTACGAGGCTTTGAACCGCAATACCGAACAGTTTTTGAATTTAGCCGCCGAAACACTGCAGCACCAATCCCGTGCCGGCGAGCAGGCCCTGGATACCAAGAAACAGTTAATCGATCAGAGCCTGGACTCCATGAATAAGGAGATCGGCCGGGTCCATGAGTTGGTCAATCTCCTGGAGCGCGACCGGCAGCAAAAATTCGGGGAGCTCTCTAGCCAATTACGGCAGGCGGTGGAGCAGACTGCCCGGCTGCGGGAGACCACCGACAGCTTGCGGAGTGTTCTCGGTAATTCGCGGATTCGCGGACAGTGGGGCGAGCGGATGGCCGAGGACATTCTGCGGACCGCGGGATTGATCGAGGGCGTCAACTATCGCAAACAGCAATGGTCCGGGGCGGGGAGCCGGCCCGATTTTACCTTTTTGCTCCCCAAAAACCTCAAGCTTAATATGGACGTCAAATTTCCGCTGGACAACTTTCTCCTGTTCATGCAGTGCGAGGAGGAGAACCGGCGGGAAGAGTTTAAACAGCAGTTCCTGAAGGATGTCCGGAACCGGATGAAAGAGGTGACGACCCGGGACTATATCAACCCCGCGGAGAATACTCTGGATTATGTGCTGGTCTTCATCCCCAACGAGCAGATCTACGGGTTTATCCATGAGAGCGACGGCAGTCTGCTGGATGAAGC from Hydrogenispora ethanolica encodes:
- the ltrA gene encoding group II intron reverse transcriptase/maturase: MLTELAELGQRARKHKRITNAVNFLNLNLLATAFHSLKRDAAVGVDGVTYKDYENNLKDNLQDLYQRVRTQKYQAPPVRRVYIPKGNGKQRPIGIGTLEDRIVQKAVAWMLSVIYEMDFQECSHGFRPKRSCHTALKRLYEVLIERNSRYVVEADVKGCFDNVNHEWLRKFLRHRIADKGMLRLVDKWLKAGVMENGVLIRNEDGVPQGGPVSPVLANIYLHYVLDLWFELRFVKECKGKASLTRYADDFVAVFEEQQDAKRFRAELDKRFTAFALEIAPEKTRVIAFGRYALYYLAKQNKRPESFDFLGFTHYCARSRKGMVIISRKPAKKRRERFIKRIKLWLLQNRHLPVRKQQTHLKEALIGHYQYYGLRNCTNSLSGVRERIKKYWKQSLVKRSQKANRTCTWEILNAKEWFQLPRPRVYNPTV
- a CDS encoding DNA recombination protein RmuC, whose amino-acid sequence is MASVWQGMLIFGGGLVSGILISLCVGKLRRRSRVDSLRELEELSLRLKDSFAAISYEALNRNTEQFLNLAAETLQHQSRAGEQALDTKKQLIDQSLDSMNKEIGRVHELVNLLERDRQQKFGELSSQLRQAVEQTARLRETTDSLRSVLGNSRIRGQWGERMAEDILRTAGLIEGVNYRKQQWSGAGSRPDFTFLLPKNLKLNMDVKFPLDNFLLFMQCEEENRREEFKQQFLKDVRNRMKEVTTRDYINPAENTLDYVLVFIPNEQIYGFIHESDGSLLDEAIRNRVILCSPLTLYAFLAVIRQAVENFNLERTTGEILSLMGSFYKQWEAFCSSCDRLGKRLEDAQKEYAALITTRRNQLEKPLRYIEELRKQNGLPLEPLTMEAAATGEAKADSAEK